The following coding sequences lie in one Flavobacterium sediminis genomic window:
- the secE gene encoding preprotein translocase subunit SecE, which yields MAKFVNYISEAFQELKTNVTWPEWAEVQRLTIIVAVFSVVFALLTYGVDQLFVKALAGFFNIIK from the coding sequence ATGGCAAAATTTGTTAATTATATTTCAGAAGCTTTTCAAGAATTGAAAACTAATGTGACCTGGCCGGAATGGGCGGAAGTGCAACGTTTGACAATTATTGTTGCTGTTTTCTCTGTTGTTTTTGCTTTGTTAACATATGGTGTAGATCAGTTGTTTGTTAAGGCATTGGCGGGATTTTTTAATATTATTAAATAA
- the nusG gene encoding transcription termination/antitermination protein NusG, which produces MADNNVKKWYVVRAVSGQENKVKNYIETETSRLGMSDYVAQVLVPTEKVVQVRDGKKITKERVYFPGYVMIEANLTGEVPHIIKSIPGVIGFLGETKGGDAVPLRQSEVNRMLGKVDELSIKADNVAIPYAVGETVKVIDGPFNGFNGTIEKVNEEKRKLEVMVKIFGRKTPLELNFMQVEKV; this is translated from the coding sequence ATGGCAGATAATAATGTTAAAAAGTGGTATGTAGTTAGAGCTGTAAGTGGTCAGGAGAATAAGGTAAAGAATTATATTGAGACTGAAACCTCTCGTTTGGGGATGTCTGATTATGTTGCTCAGGTATTGGTTCCTACTGAAAAAGTAGTTCAGGTTAGGGATGGTAAAAAGATCACTAAAGAAAGAGTGTATTTTCCGGGTTATGTGATGATTGAGGCAAACTTAACGGGTGAGGTTCCTCATATTATAAAGTCTATTCCTGGTGTTATAGGTTTTTTAGGAGAAACTAAGGGAGGTGATGCAGTGCCTTTAAGACAATCTGAAGTAAACAGAATGTTAGGTAAAGTTGATGAATTATCAATTAAGGCGGATAATGTGGCTATCCCTTACGCTGTCGGGGAGACAGTTAAAGTTATTGATGGTCCTTTTAATGGTTTTAACGGGACTATTGAAAAAGTTAATGAAGAAAAGCGTAAACTTGAAGTGATGGTGAAAATTTTCGGTAGAAAAACACCTTTAGAGCTGAATTTTATGCAAGTTGAAAAAGTATAA
- the rplK gene encoding 50S ribosomal protein L11, translating into MAKEVSKVVKLQVKGGAANPSPPVGPALGAAGVNIMEFCKQFNARTQDKPGKVLPVQITVYKDKSFDFVVKTPPAAVQLLEAAKVKSGSGQPNRKKVANVTWDQIKVIAEDKMPDLNAFTIEKAMSMVAGTARSMGITVTGDAPF; encoded by the coding sequence ATGGCAAAAGAAGTTAGTAAAGTAGTTAAACTACAAGTTAAGGGAGGTGCTGCGAATCCATCGCCACCGGTTGGACCTGCTTTGGGGGCTGCTGGAGTTAACATCATGGAGTTCTGTAAGCAATTTAATGCCAGAACACAAGATAAACCCGGCAAAGTGTTACCAGTACAAATTACTGTGTACAAAGACAAGTCTTTCGACTTTGTTGTAAAAACGCCACCTGCTGCTGTTCAGTTATTAGAAGCGGCTAAAGTTAAGTCTGGTTCAGGACAACCAAACAGAAAGAAAGTAGCAAACGTTACTTGGGATCAAATCAAAGTTATTGCAGAAGACAAAATGCCTGACTTAAATGCTTTTACAATTGAAAAAGCAATGAGTATGGTTGCCGGTACTGCAAGATCTATGGGAATTACAGTAACAGGAGATGCTCCTTTTTAA
- the rplA gene encoding 50S ribosomal protein L1, with protein MAKLTKKQKEAASKIEKNRLYTLKDASALIKDVATAKFDESVDIAVRLGVDPRKANQMVRGVVTLPHGTGKDTRVLALVTPDKEAEAKAAGADYVGLDEYLQKIKDGWTDVDVIITMPAVMGKLGPLGRILGPRGLMPNPKTGTVTMDVAKAVQEVKAGKIDFKVDKTGIVHAGIGKVSFDADKIYDNAHEIIQTLIKLKPTAAKGTYIKSIHLSSTMSPAIALDPKAV; from the coding sequence ATGGCAAAATTGACTAAAAAGCAAAAAGAGGCTGCATCAAAAATTGAAAAAAACAGATTATACACTTTAAAAGATGCTTCTGCATTAATTAAAGATGTAGCTACTGCAAAATTTGATGAGTCTGTAGACATCGCTGTTCGTCTTGGAGTTGATCCGAGAAAAGCGAACCAAATGGTTAGAGGTGTAGTAACATTGCCTCATGGAACAGGAAAAGATACACGCGTTTTAGCGCTTGTAACTCCAGATAAAGAAGCTGAAGCAAAAGCTGCTGGTGCAGATTATGTTGGTTTAGATGAGTATCTACAAAAAATTAAAGACGGTTGGACTGATGTGGATGTAATCATCACTATGCCAGCTGTTATGGGTAAATTAGGTCCGTTAGGTCGTATTTTAGGACCTCGTGGTTTAATGCCGAACCCTAAAACAGGTACTGTAACTATGGATGTTGCTAAAGCTGTTCAAGAAGTTAAAGCTGGTAAAATTGACTTTAAAGTTGATAAAACCGGTATTGTTCACGCAGGTATAGGTAAAGTATCTTTTGATGCTGATAAAATCTATGACAATGCTCACGAAATTATTCAAACATTAATAAAATTAAAACCAACTGCAGCTAAAGGTACTTATATTAAGTCAATCCACTTATCAAGTACAATGAGTCCTGCTATTGCTTTAGATCCTAAAGCTGTATAA
- the rplJ gene encoding 50S ribosomal protein L10: MTREEKALAIEDLTAQLAGVNVLYLADISGLDADTTSNLRRACFKAGIKLEVVKNTLLDKAMEASETNYGELPTVLKGNTSIMIAETANGPAKVIKEFRKKSDKPLLKGAYINEEIYIGDNQLDSLVSIKSKEEVIAEIIGLLQSPAQRVIAALQNQEEKEEAAE, from the coding sequence ATGACTAGAGAAGAAAAAGCATTAGCTATTGAAGATTTAACTGCACAGTTAGCGGGAGTGAATGTATTGTATTTAGCAGACATTTCAGGACTTGATGCAGATACAACTTCTAACTTAAGAAGAGCTTGTTTTAAAGCAGGAATTAAATTAGAAGTGGTTAAGAATACATTGCTTGATAAAGCAATGGAAGCTTCTGAAACAAACTATGGTGAATTGCCAACAGTTTTAAAAGGAAATACTTCTATTATGATTGCAGAAACAGCTAATGGTCCTGCAAAAGTAATCAAAGAATTCCGTAAAAAGAGCGACAAGCCTTTGTTAAAAGGAGCTTATATCAATGAGGAAATCTATATCGGAGACAATCAATTAGATTCATTAGTATCTATTAAATCTAAAGAAGAAGTTATTGCAGAAATCATCGGATTGCTTCAATCTCCGGCTCAGAGAGTTATCGCTGCTCTTCAAAATCAAGAAGAAAAAGAAGAAGCTGCGGAGTAA
- the rplL gene encoding 50S ribosomal protein L7/L12 has product MADLKQFAEQLVNLTVKEVNELATILKDEYGIEPAAAAVVVSGGGDAAAAEEQTEFTVVLKDAGASKLAVVKAVKELTGLGLKEAKDIVDSAPANIKEGVSKDEAEGLKKSLEEAGAAVELK; this is encoded by the coding sequence ATGGCAGATTTAAAACAATTCGCAGAACAATTAGTTAACTTAACAGTTAAAGAAGTTAACGAATTAGCAACAATATTAAAAGATGAGTATGGTATCGAGCCTGCTGCTGCTGCAGTAGTTGTAAGTGGAGGTGGTGATGCTGCTGCTGCTGAAGAGCAAACTGAATTCACAGTAGTATTGAAAGATGCTGGTGCTTCTAAATTAGCAGTTGTAAAAGCAGTTAAAGAATTAACTGGTTTAGGATTGAAAGAAGCTAAAGATATCGTAGATTCAGCTCCGGCTAACATTAAAGAAGGAGTTTCTAAAGATGAGGCTGAAGGTCTTAAAAAATCTTTAGAAGAAGCAGGTGCTGCAGTTGAGCTAAAATAA